From one Lentisphaerota bacterium genomic stretch:
- a CDS encoding twin-arginine translocation signal domain-containing protein, with protein MNRRDFMQLAGLGVLAAGLPQLVWAAGEPGAKVIPVNAVKPNILFILTDDLGIWDVGFTGVLGLQKTPNDASRMTPNLDQLAKAGAVFESFYVMPVCSPTRACLMTSRYAAHTGVNLVIPSLGSKWGLPLEERTLAQALKEAGYETAISGKWHLGAFEPAYLPTRRQGYLAGHHTGGEVAA; from the coding sequence CGGGCTGCCACAACTGGTCTGGGCTGCGGGCGAGCCGGGAGCGAAAGTCATTCCGGTAAATGCCGTCAAGCCTAACATTCTCTTCATTCTCACCGACGATCTCGGAATCTGGGATGTCGGCTTCACGGGGGTCCTGGGATTACAGAAGACCCCGAATGACGCGTCGCGGATGACGCCGAACCTGGACCAACTGGCCAAAGCAGGCGCCGTGTTCGAGTCGTTCTACGTCATGCCGGTGTGTTCGCCAACGCGCGCGTGCCTGATGACCAGCCGCTACGCCGCGCATACCGGTGTTAATTTAGTGATTCCCTCCCTGGGCTCGAAGTGGGGATTGCCGCTTGAAGAACGGACCTTGGCGCAGGCGCTGAAGGAGGCCGGCTATGAAACGGCCATCAGCGGAAAGTGGCATCTTGGCGCGTTCGAGCCCGCCTATCTGCCAACTCGACGGCAAGGATATCTGGCCGGTCATCACACAGGGGGCGAAGTCGCCGCATGA
- a CDS encoding right-handed parallel beta-helix repeat-containing protein: MRMKTSCGRWAVVRRLSSLGCGLGESGRLISLSLAAGMFLAGTARGQTEIFVVPPGTASVTPEEPYAPWAKAATNIQTAVTFAKNNSIGTVTVSNGTYNITSEILVAGPITLRSFEGGLSGASNTVVRRSGSGTMRIFNITDANAVLQGLSFTNGYGVAGAGVSMAGGLVRDCIIANNDALANNGGGVYMNGGTVSNCIVRSNRMGVNNNSAGDGGGIYATGTSKIFNCHILSNRAGVNKVENEGGGVFAGSSTVIRNCLIADNRTWRRGGGVYTSGRIENCTIVGNWMYGTRTDSAGGGVYMTGGSVSNSIVYFNAITAESTTGYTNIYAAAGVGYTCTTGPEFSAANGNTAGDPLFVNRSGGDYSLQEDSPCMDTGANQDDWMVGATDLAGNARKQWGGVADGKAKIVDMGAYEAPTPPPAATIILLR; this comes from the coding sequence ATGCGTATGAAAACGAGCTGCGGAAGGTGGGCGGTTGTTCGTCGGTTGTCGAGTCTGGGTTGTGGTCTTGGAGAAAGCGGAAGGTTGATCTCGCTGTCGCTGGCGGCTGGAATGTTCCTGGCCGGGACGGCGCGAGGGCAGACGGAGATATTCGTGGTGCCGCCGGGAACGGCCAGCGTGACGCCCGAGGAGCCCTACGCGCCCTGGGCCAAAGCGGCCACCAACATCCAGACTGCGGTGACCTTCGCCAAGAACAATTCCATCGGCACGGTCACCGTGTCGAACGGCACATACAACATTACCAGTGAGATACTGGTTGCAGGCCCCATCACCCTGCGCAGTTTCGAGGGCGGCTTGAGCGGCGCATCGAATACGGTCGTGCGGCGTAGCGGTTCCGGGACCATGCGCATCTTCAACATCACAGACGCCAATGCCGTGCTTCAGGGCCTGAGCTTCACGAACGGCTACGGTGTAGCAGGAGCTGGAGTGTCTATGGCCGGCGGGTTGGTACGGGACTGCATTATAGCAAACAACGATGCCCTGGCCAATAACGGTGGTGGCGTCTACATGAATGGGGGCACGGTTTCTAACTGTATCGTCAGGTCGAACAGGATGGGGGTTAATAATAATTCCGCGGGGGATGGCGGCGGGATTTATGCGACAGGCACGAGCAAGATCTTCAATTGCCATATCTTGTCGAATAGGGCTGGTGTCAATAAAGTTGAGAACGAGGGTGGAGGTGTCTTTGCGGGATCTTCGACCGTCATACGCAACTGCCTGATCGCCGACAATAGGACGTGGCGTCGTGGCGGCGGCGTGTACACTAGCGGCCGGATCGAGAACTGCACGATCGTCGGAAACTGGATGTACGGTACTAGAACAGACAGTGCGGGCGGCGGGGTTTATATGACCGGCGGGTCTGTCAGTAACAGCATCGTTTACTTCAACGCTATTACGGCGGAAAGCACCACCGGCTATACGAATATCTACGCCGCGGCGGGCGTCGGCTACACCTGCACCACCGGCCCCGAGTTCTCAGCAGCCAACGGCAACACCGCGGGCGACCCGCTGTTTGTCAATCGGTCCGGCGGCGACTACAGCCTGCAGGAAGACTCGCCCTGCATGGATACTGGCGCGAACCAGGACGACTGGATGGTCGGCGCGACGGACCTGGCCGGCAACGCCCGCAAGCAGTGGGGGGGCGTAGCCGACGGTAAGGCCAAGATCGTGGATATGGGCGCGTACGAGGCGCCGACACCGCCGCCGGCCGCGACGATCATCCTGCTGCGGTAG
- a CDS encoding Gfo/Idh/MocA family oxidoreductase: MSKQEKRYVQVGVGGRAFMYTEAAAKGFPGEACLVGLCDNNKGRLDMMDRWVKKWTSADGGTGLVVPLYAHTDFERMVKETRPDTVIVTCKDAFHDEYVCRAMELGCDVITEKPMTTDGTKCQRIIDTQKKTGRKVRVTFNYRYSPPRTQIKDLLMKGTIGEVLSVDFHWMLDTYHGADYFRRWHRNKANSGGLMVHKATHHFDLVNWWLSDVPERVYASGHRRFYTAKTADRLGLTRRQERCRGCPEFGTCPFGLDLAANKGLTECYLDCEQYDGYFRDRCVFSPEIDIEDSMNVVVDYAGGTKMSYSLNAFNPWEGYAVAFNGTKGRLEHMCQETVYINGDGSVPGAIKSADTYIRVYPTRKPAYTVELWKAEGGHGGGDEPLVRDVFSHTPPADPYKRAADQRSGAWSILVGAAANQSMAKHRPFKISELCQNIGMPDYPVMPTGDEPLKF, encoded by the coding sequence ATGAGCAAACAAGAAAAGCGATACGTGCAGGTGGGAGTGGGTGGACGCGCCTTTATGTACACGGAGGCGGCGGCCAAGGGATTTCCCGGGGAAGCCTGCCTGGTGGGTCTGTGCGACAACAACAAAGGCCGTCTCGACATGATGGACCGCTGGGTGAAAAAGTGGACGTCGGCAGACGGCGGGACGGGCCTCGTGGTGCCGCTATACGCCCACACGGATTTTGAGCGCATGGTGAAGGAAACACGGCCGGACACCGTCATCGTCACCTGCAAGGATGCCTTCCACGATGAATATGTCTGCCGTGCCATGGAACTCGGCTGCGATGTGATCACCGAAAAGCCGATGACCACCGACGGGACGAAATGCCAGCGCATCATCGACACGCAGAAGAAGACCGGCCGCAAGGTCAGGGTGACCTTTAACTACCGTTACTCCCCACCCCGCACCCAAATCAAGGACCTGCTGATGAAAGGAACCATCGGCGAAGTACTCTCCGTGGATTTCCATTGGATGCTCGACACCTACCACGGAGCCGACTACTTCCGCCGCTGGCACCGCAACAAGGCCAACTCCGGCGGCCTGATGGTGCACAAGGCCACGCATCACTTCGATCTGGTCAACTGGTGGCTCTCCGACGTGCCGGAACGCGTGTACGCCTCCGGACATCGCCGCTTTTACACCGCGAAAACGGCGGATCGGCTTGGCCTGACCCGGCGTCAGGAACGGTGCCGCGGCTGCCCGGAATTCGGGACGTGTCCGTTCGGTCTCGACCTGGCCGCCAACAAGGGCCTTACTGAGTGCTACCTCGACTGCGAGCAGTACGACGGCTATTTCCGCGACCGTTGCGTCTTCAGTCCCGAAATCGACATCGAAGACAGCATGAACGTGGTGGTGGATTATGCCGGCGGGACCAAGATGTCCTATTCCCTCAATGCATTCAATCCATGGGAGGGGTATGCGGTCGCCTTCAATGGCACCAAGGGGCGTCTGGAGCACATGTGCCAGGAGACCGTGTATATCAATGGCGACGGAAGCGTTCCAGGCGCGATCAAGAGCGCGGACACCTACATCCGCGTTTATCCGACCCGCAAGCCGGCTTATACTGTCGAGCTGTGGAAGGCGGAAGGCGGCCATGGCGGCGGCGACGAACCGCTGGTCCGCGACGTCTTCAGCCACACGCCGCCAGCGGATCCGTACAAACGCGCGGCGGATCAGCGTTCCGGTGCCTGGTCCATCCTGGTCGGGGCGGCGGCCAATCAATCCATGGCCAAACATCGCCCGTTCAAGATCTCTGAACTCTGCCAGAATATCGGCATGCCAGACTACCCGGTAATGCCCACGGGCGACGAGCCATTAAAGTTCTGA
- a CDS encoding sulfatase, giving the protein MRRKGSNTKPNIVFIYADDLGRGMLSCYSQRHYRTPNIDRLAAEGMRCTRAYGCALCAPARAALLTGVHDSHAGRWTFNRSGLYNEYLAGRQTQAQIEELLCNTGIRPREGDLFLAEIARQAGLITGQIGKLEWGFSTCDREIRRHGWDYHYGYYDHGQCHGFYPPYVFEDGRRVDIPGNTDPTFGKGHYGPFPNGEVEHNAVGRAVHSQDLYDAKIVEFLRRHQEKPFLLYHPTQLPHGPVYFPDLDPQVAHNPALTRVEKEYASMVLRLDRTVGLILDTLRTLGLEERTLVIFTSDNGHWPCYEQPGRCYARQTLDEAWLDDVTTKFHSDRCGDILDGNDGMAGLKTSNWEGATRVPFLARWPGRVPAGSISERLIANFDMLATVADLAGIPLPQGATDGLSLLPALRGDPEAPEHDHIVYSSHYGPSLVTRDGWKLRTFVRRNRILDFGTFGASLDDLREAFTLQLYRLTDDYREERDLAAAHPEKRAELLGKLLQSCDGNLANGTPEAHFAFYPLAPMGV; this is encoded by the coding sequence ATGAGAAGAAAGGGAAGTAACACGAAACCGAATATCGTATTTATCTACGCGGATGATCTGGGTCGTGGCATGCTGAGCTGCTACAGCCAGCGCCATTATCGTACGCCGAACATAGACCGCCTGGCCGCCGAAGGGATGCGGTGTACGCGCGCCTACGGCTGCGCCCTGTGCGCGCCGGCGCGCGCCGCCCTCCTGACCGGTGTCCACGATTCGCATGCCGGCCGATGGACCTTCAACCGGTCGGGGCTTTACAACGAGTATCTGGCCGGGCGCCAGACGCAGGCGCAAATCGAGGAACTGCTCTGCAACACCGGCATCCGTCCACGCGAGGGCGATCTGTTTCTTGCCGAAATCGCCCGCCAGGCTGGTCTGATCACCGGACAGATCGGCAAACTCGAATGGGGCTTTTCCACCTGTGACCGCGAAATCCGCCGTCACGGCTGGGATTATCACTACGGCTACTACGATCATGGGCAGTGCCACGGGTTCTATCCGCCCTATGTCTTTGAAGACGGACGACGCGTGGATATTCCCGGCAACACGGATCCGACGTTCGGCAAGGGCCATTACGGACCTTTCCCGAACGGCGAGGTGGAACACAATGCCGTTGGCCGGGCTGTGCATTCCCAGGATCTGTACGATGCGAAGATCGTCGAGTTCCTGCGCCGGCACCAGGAGAAGCCCTTCTTGCTCTATCACCCGACGCAGCTCCCGCACGGACCGGTCTATTTTCCGGACCTCGACCCGCAGGTGGCCCATAATCCCGCCCTGACGCGGGTCGAAAAGGAATATGCCTCCATGGTTCTGCGGCTGGATCGTACGGTCGGCCTGATTCTGGACACGCTTCGGACGCTGGGGCTGGAAGAGCGGACGCTGGTGATTTTCACGTCCGACAACGGCCACTGGCCCTGCTACGAGCAGCCTGGGCGTTGCTATGCCCGCCAGACCCTCGACGAAGCGTGGCTCGACGATGTGACGACGAAGTTTCACAGCGACCGTTGCGGGGACATACTCGACGGCAACGACGGCATGGCCGGCTTGAAGACCTCGAACTGGGAAGGCGCGACACGTGTGCCTTTCCTGGCGCGTTGGCCGGGGCGCGTGCCGGCCGGGTCCATCTCGGAACGTTTGATCGCCAATTTCGACATGCTCGCGACCGTCGCCGATCTCGCCGGCATTCCGCTGCCACAGGGCGCCACCGACGGCCTCTCCCTGCTGCCCGCGTTGCGGGGAGACCCCGAAGCGCCGGAGCACGACCACATCGTCTACTCCAGCCACTACGGACCCTCGTTGGTGACCCGCGACGGCTGGAAGCTGCGCACCTTCGTCCGCCGAAACCGCATCCTGGACTTCGGCACCTTCGGCGCGTCACTCGATGACCTGCGCGAAGCCTTCACCCTGCAACTCTACCGGCTTACGGACGACTACCGGGAAGAACGCGACCTTGCCGCCGCGCATCCCGAGAAACGGGCCGAACTGCTCGGCAAGCTCCTGCAATCCTGTGACGGTAATCTGGCCAACGGCACACCGGAGGCACACTTTGCCTTTTACCCTCTCGCGCCCATGGGCGTGTGA